A genomic segment from Paenibacillus sp. FSL K6-1096 encodes:
- a CDS encoding AAA family ATPase codes for MKKLVIVNGTMGVGKSTIVSEVYKELQNSVWLDGDWCWQMNPWNVTEENKLMVMNNIHYILNQYLENSMFEYVFFSWVIHKESILDEILAGLIGKEYQLIKVTLMCSEENLVKRMRQDARSESQIENSIKRLENYKEMNTKKLNTNGKEIDLIIKEFLHMIVEGNL; via the coding sequence ATGAAAAAGCTCGTGATCGTAAATGGGACTATGGGAGTCGGAAAAAGTACAATTGTCAGTGAGGTATACAAAGAATTACAAAATTCAGTATGGCTTGATGGTGATTGGTGCTGGCAAATGAACCCGTGGAATGTTACGGAAGAAAACAAATTGATGGTAATGAATAACATCCATTATATACTAAATCAGTACCTTGAAAATTCGATGTTTGAGTATGTCTTCTTCTCTTGGGTGATTCATAAGGAAAGTATATTAGATGAAATTCTTGCAGGGTTAATAGGAAAGGAATATCAACTAATAAAAGTTACGTTAATGTGTTCTGAAGAAAATTTGGTAAAGCGTATGCGTCAGGATGCGAGAAGCGAGAGTCAAATTGAAAATAGCATCAAACGGTTAGAGAATTACAAAGAAATGAATACGAAAAAACTGAATACGAACGGCAAGGAGATCGATCTCATCATAAAAGAGTTCCTCCATATGATTGTTGAGGGGAACTTGTAA
- a CDS encoding ABC transporter substrate-binding protein, with amino-acid sequence MDTSSTHYLCLAAALAQSYSIQQPIPVTIEQLTGILCCTPRNVKFILRRLEEQALIEWVPGRGRGNYSQLTLLRGRDEVLEELFQDMVSKGNMKSATQLMAEYPVSEPLKDRLLAVLDKQMGLRSEPDSASGQEVLRISRNRSMEKLDPATVYTAFETYLLGHICSTLITYDAQSRVFQPGLAHTWEYNESRTSYLFYLRKGVRFHHGRMMTSRDVKETLQRLINFGSPAACHFKDIAHVELESDYRIRFDLRQPNLFFLHLFSSIYMSILPYDADFSQHPVGTGPYQVLDLSSDVLVLGAFDFYYGIRPLLDRVEIWYLPHLASSVRQYQLKDASTGQGQGGLTAAEEVQGHSIEYPSLGCRYILFNFRRAGVHHQLAIRQALRILYSPLALIRELGGSRSLPADSFLPWRSSGHLFTEPLLEEAKALLQAGGYRGEEVKLAYRTRKEEQDEALWLLERSRKIGLKLELYPVTEYDLPELIDHADLFICEEVLEDDWQWGMINYFHNESNYLHDLLLDSQKLALAEILAPFSRLTEGERAELLNLAEDKLRANCWVLYGCHMNKQAQFSQSLFGLEVGAFGFLDISKLWVKPEFQ; translated from the coding sequence ATGGACACCAGCAGCACACATTATCTCTGTCTGGCTGCGGCGCTGGCCCAGAGTTATTCAATCCAGCAGCCGATTCCGGTAACGATTGAGCAATTGACCGGCATCCTATGCTGCACTCCGCGCAATGTGAAGTTCATCCTGCGCAGGCTGGAGGAACAAGCCCTGATCGAATGGGTTCCCGGCAGAGGAAGAGGTAACTATTCACAGCTAACTTTACTGCGCGGACGGGATGAGGTGCTGGAGGAGCTGTTTCAGGATATGGTCAGCAAAGGTAATATGAAAAGCGCCACCCAACTGATGGCTGAATATCCAGTGAGTGAGCCGCTGAAGGATCGCCTGCTGGCGGTGCTTGATAAGCAGATGGGCCTGCGGAGTGAGCCGGACTCGGCATCCGGCCAGGAGGTACTGCGCATCTCCCGTAACCGCTCAATGGAGAAGCTGGACCCGGCGACCGTGTATACGGCATTCGAGACGTATCTGCTTGGACACATTTGCAGCACATTAATTACCTATGATGCGCAGAGCAGAGTATTTCAGCCGGGGCTTGCCCATACGTGGGAGTACAACGAGAGCCGCACCAGTTATCTGTTCTATCTGCGCAAAGGCGTAAGATTCCACCATGGCCGGATGATGACCTCACGGGATGTTAAAGAGACCTTGCAGCGTCTAATTAACTTTGGGAGTCCTGCGGCCTGTCACTTCAAGGACATTGCACATGTGGAGCTGGAAAGTGATTACCGCATCCGCTTCGATCTCCGGCAGCCTAATCTATTCTTCCTCCATCTGTTCAGCTCGATCTATATGTCTATTCTGCCTTATGATGCCGATTTCTCACAGCATCCGGTCGGAACAGGGCCTTATCAAGTGCTCGATCTGAGCTCAGATGTGCTGGTGCTTGGCGCATTTGATTTCTACTATGGAATCCGTCCGTTGCTGGACCGGGTCGAGATCTGGTATTTGCCGCACTTAGCCTCAAGCGTCCGCCAGTACCAGCTTAAGGATGCCAGCACTGGCCAAGGGCAAGGGGGGCTTACCGCTGCGGAGGAGGTTCAAGGCCACAGCATTGAATATCCTTCGCTCGGCTGCCGCTACATTTTGTTCAACTTCAGAAGAGCAGGGGTGCATCATCAGCTGGCTATCCGTCAGGCGCTGAGAATCCTCTATAGCCCGCTTGCCCTGATCCGGGAGCTGGGAGGGAGCCGGAGTCTGCCGGCAGACAGCTTCCTTCCCTGGCGGAGCAGCGGGCATCTGTTCACAGAACCTCTTTTGGAGGAGGCCAAGGCGCTGCTGCAGGCAGGCGGATACCGGGGGGAAGAGGTGAAGCTGGCTTACCGCACCCGCAAAGAGGAGCAAGATGAGGCTCTATGGCTGCTGGAACGCAGCAGGAAGATTGGACTGAAGCTTGAGCTGTATCCGGTAACCGAATATGATCTGCCAGAGCTGATTGACCATGCGGATCTCTTCATCTGCGAAGAAGTGCTTGAGGACGACTGGCAATGGGGAATGATTAATTACTTCCACAACGAATCCAATTATCTGCATGATCTGCTGCTGGACAGCCAGAAGTTAGCATTAGCTGAGATATTGGCGCCTTTCAGCCGGCTAACGGAGGGGGAGAGAGCAGAGCTGCTGAATCTGGCAGAAGACAAGCTGCGCGCGAACTGTTGGGTGCTATACGGCTGTCATATGAACAAGCAGGCGCAATTTAGCCAGAGCCTGTTCGGGCTTGAGGTCGGAGCCTTCGGATTCCTGGATATCTCCAAGCTGTGGGTGAAACCGGAATTTCAGTAG
- a CDS encoding MFS transporter codes for MKQHLRHIHPLAWTIIIGTMFGRLVTSMSIPFLSIYLTQVLGASATQTGFTVAVSSLAGVLISFYGGYISDIIGRRIVMLVSVFGWACVFFGFSAAQHIWVFFLVNTLNGLCRAVFEPTSRALLSDITPPDQKLLVFNLRYAAVNLGVVFGPIIGLQLGSAKSTFPFLIAGVVYVAYGIVLFLQFSVHRASLPVHGEARTPKLLEALATTGRDKVFLPVLLGTIFCVLGYGHFSSTLAQYLAMNTHFSNGGKVFSYMLSLNAVTVLVVQYPLVRIFSRFQPLVPLILGNACVALSLLLFGLPGGVPLLMFGVVLFTVGEVLLFTMMDMLIDRIAKPEWKGTYFGTIGFNNLGNVMAPILGGLLLDQFGAGNGPAVFVPLALTTAFGLPFLITAHKRLRIREAAEANVTRQVGA; via the coding sequence ATGAAACAACATCTGCGGCACATTCATCCACTGGCCTGGACCATCATCATCGGGACGATGTTCGGGCGGCTCGTAACTTCGATGAGCATTCCTTTTCTATCCATTTATCTGACTCAGGTACTTGGCGCTTCCGCCACTCAGACCGGATTCACGGTAGCTGTCAGCTCGCTGGCCGGGGTGCTAATCAGCTTCTACGGCGGTTATATCTCTGATATCATTGGGCGCAGAATTGTGATGCTGGTGTCGGTCTTCGGCTGGGCATGCGTATTCTTCGGCTTCTCGGCAGCGCAGCATATCTGGGTCTTCTTCCTGGTGAACACGCTGAACGGGCTGTGCCGGGCTGTATTTGAACCGACCTCGCGGGCGCTGCTATCGGATATTACGCCTCCAGATCAGAAGCTGCTGGTCTTCAATCTGCGGTATGCAGCGGTGAACCTGGGTGTAGTGTTCGGCCCGATTATCGGCCTCCAGCTCGGCTCTGCCAAGTCCACCTTCCCGTTCCTGATCGCAGGAGTGGTCTATGTGGCCTATGGTATTGTATTGTTCCTGCAATTCTCGGTTCACCGTGCCAGCCTGCCGGTCCATGGAGAGGCCCGGACGCCAAAGCTGCTTGAAGCGCTCGCTACGACCGGCCGGGACAAAGTCTTTCTGCCCGTGCTGCTGGGAACGATCTTCTGCGTACTGGGCTACGGCCACTTCAGTTCTACCCTGGCGCAGTATCTGGCGATGAATACGCATTTCAGTAATGGAGGCAAGGTCTTCTCCTACATGCTGTCGCTCAATGCTGTGACAGTGCTGGTTGTGCAATACCCGCTTGTGCGTATATTCAGCCGCTTTCAGCCGCTCGTTCCGCTGATTCTAGGCAACGCCTGTGTCGCGCTTAGTCTGCTATTGTTCGGCCTGCCCGGCGGAGTCCCGCTGCTGATGTTCGGCGTCGTGCTCTTCACTGTCGGAGAGGTCCTGCTCTTCACTATGATGGATATGCTGATCGACCGGATTGCCAAGCCGGAATGGAAAGGTACCTATTTCGGCACGATCGGCTTCAACAACCTCGGCAACGTCATGGCGCCGATCCTGGGCGGGCTGCTGCTCGACCAGTTCGGGGCCGGAAATGGCCCTGCTGTGTTCGTACCGCTGGCGTTGACCACGGCGTTTGGTCTGCCATTCCTGATTACTGCGCATAAAAGACTCCGCATCCGCGAGGCCGCTGAAGCCAATGTGACCCGGCAGGTTGGCGCTTGA